The Glutamicibacter mishrai DNA window GGTGCGAGTCATGAAAACTACTGTATCAACAGGGCGTTGACTAACTATTGCAGCATGTCGTCGCCGCAACTACGTCGCGAGCGCATCCCAGTTCGCACCGACGAGACCTAATTTGTCGGGGTTCGAGACCTGCAGTATCTGCTGAACCGACCCGGAAACCACGTCGATGACCAGCACGTCTTCCCGGCCTTCAATGGCAAACCGCAAGGCCGGTTCGCCATTGACCCTGCCGGTGGATATCTGGCGTCCCGGGTTCTTCCGCTCTATCCCGATCATGAAACGAGCAATCCGCTGTGCTCCAACAACCGGGTTGCGCGCTGCCCGGACTTTTCCTCCGCCGTCGGAGTACAGCACTGCGTCATGGGCCAGAAGCTTGATTACCCCCTCGGTGTCAGCACGATGGATGGCCTGGACAATCTCGGTCAGGACCGACGAGACACTGGAGACATCGTGTTGCGCAGTCCTGGCTTGCTCCAGCTTCTTGGCCGCCCGGCTCAGCATCTGACGTACGGCCGCCGGCGAGCTTTCAAGCACTGGCGCGATGTCGGCGGCTGAATACCCCAAAGCATGGTGGAGCACATAGGCGGCCCTGGCCTGCGGGGAAAGTTCCTCGAGCAGCAGCAGGATCCCGAGCCGCAGCATCGAATCATTGATCGCGGCCTCTTCGGGCAGCATCTGCTGGTCGATAGGCTCCGGAAGCCAGGAGCCGACATAGTCCGTGCGCTGGTGCTGGGCCGAGCGCAAGACGTCGATGGATCGGCGGGTGGTCAACGTCGTGAGGAATGCCGGCCAGTTCTGCACCGAAGCCGCCTGGCCAGGCTCAAGCTTGAAGACCTGTTCGCCCACTGCGGCAACCACGTCTTCAGCCTGAGCCCAGACACCGAGCATGTTGTAGACCAGCACCGTGAACCGGGGCTTGGACTCGTGCCAATGCTCCAGCGCGGCGGTCGCTTCGGGTTGTTCCACGCGCCCGATCGTATCAGCAGCTTTGGGCATTAACCGCGTACGGG harbors:
- a CDS encoding sigma factor-like helix-turn-helix DNA-binding protein; amino-acid sequence: MEQPEATAALEHWHESKPRFTVLVYNMLGVWAQAEDVVAAVGEQVFKLEPGQAASVQNWPAFLTTLTTRRSIDVLRSAQHQRTDYVGSWLPEPIDQQMLPEEAAINDSMLRLGILLLLEELSPQARAAYVLHHALGYSAADIAPVLESSPAAVRQMLSRAAKKLEQARTAQHDVSSVSSVLTEIVQAIHRADTEGVIKLLAHDAVLYSDGGGKVRAARNPVVGAQRIARFMIGIERKNPGRQISTGRVNGEPALRFAIEGREDVLVIDVVSGSVQQILQVSNPDKLGLVGANWDALAT